Genomic window (Hominilimicola fabiformis):
TCCGAAAATATTTGACGCATAAACGTAAGGCTCTGCCTTATATCGCCACTCTCCGGCTTTTTTCTGCGCCACCATAGGCAATAACTGATGATAATATTTATAAGCTCTTTCAGGTCTTTTTAACATACATTCCGCTATGATTGCCCATGTATTTGCGTGACAGAATACACTTCCGTTTTCGCCGCAACCTTTATTGTAATAAGTTAATGGGTCTTCTTTTGACGGATAGTCCTTCATTGACGGATGAATTTTTTTAATACCTAAATCCGTATCAAGATATTCATTTACACTGTCCATTGCGGTTTGTCCGTTTTCACCCATGCCGCTTATAACAGACCAGCTTTGTGAATTAAGCCATATTTTTGCCTGTGGCTCTTTTTCACTTCCGATATACCTTCCGTCATCTGTGATACAACGAATATACCATTTTCCGTCCCATGCTTTCTCATTTACAAGTTTCTTTTGTGATTCATATATATCAAGATACTTCTGCTTATCTTCACCTTTAAGTTCAGCTAATTCCGCAATCATTCTAAGAACAGTACCGAACTGCATACCTGTCCATATACTTTCGCCTTTTCCCTCACGGCATACTTTATAAAGCATATCGTTCCAATCAGATGCAAGCATAAGCGGGAAACCGTTTTCACCGAGATTATTCATACAAAATTCAATAGATTTTTTAATATGTTCCCATACGGTAGCACTGCCGCCGTCATAAAAATCTATTACTTCATCAAGATAATCTAGTGTTCCCTCTTCCATAATGATATGATAGCACGTCATTACAAGCCATAAATGATTATCGCTGTGTATTCTTTTAACTGGTTCCCAGCCCTCTAACGGGAAACAATAATGATTGCAATGTCCATCCCGATATTGTTGTGTAAACAGTAAATTAAGTTTATTCTTTGCTCTGCGTAAGTTAAACGGAATCATTGCCAAAATATCTTGTGCGGTATCTCTTACTCCGACGCCTCGAAATGTGCCTGTTGCGTAATAGCTTATATTTCTTGAAAATTGAAAATTTCGTTCGGCTTGATAAGGATTCCATACATTAATCATAAGTTGAGTATCTTTATCCGGTAGTTCACACTGGAATTTACTCAAATAGTTATCCCACGATTCACACAACTTTTTATAAGAATTATCAACGAAATTCTTTTCTCTGCAATGATGTACACTTGCTTTTACTGCGTCCTCTGTCATAGCTGTTCCGAGAAAAATATTTACTTCTTTTTCTTCTCCTGCTTTCAAATCTAAATCTATTTGCAATGCAAAACACGGATCACCGCCGTAAAGAGTAGAATTTGTGCATTTTCCTTTTTCAACATTCTGCGGATTTTCTTCACTTCTGTACGAGCCTACAAATTCATCTCTGTCACAGTCAAATGCAGTTGTCGGTACATCTGTTGCAAAATATACCAAAGGTGTTTGGTCAGGTTTCGGTTGGTCCTCAACACCGTATTTATAAACTAAAATATCACCCATATTGTAAGCAGTTAATTGATGTTTGTTATAGCACTGCCATTGTAATTCACGCATAAATTCCATCATACCCAGTTCAACATACGGAAAAACAGTAATTTTGCGGTCAGAATTTGATTTTATCTTTAAATTCCATATAAGTGCATTTTCATATTCACCGACAAAATATGTACTTGTTATTTCAAGTCCATTCTTTTCAGCCTCAAATCTTGTATATCCCATACCGTGTGTGGAACTCCACTTATCAGGCTTTGACTTGCACGGTTCGTTTGTCGGACACCAAATATCGTCATTATCCTTGATATATGTATAAAATCCGCTTCTGTCGGTTGGTAAATGGAAGAAACGATAATGATTAATTCTCCATATTTGAGGAGATTTATAAAAAGCAACACCTCCGCCGGCTTGTGAAATCATTGTATGAAACGTACCGTTTGAAAGGTAATTCATCCATGGTGTAGGTGTATTATATTTGTCAAATGTTATTTCCCTGTCATTAAATTTATACATTTTTGTCTACCTTTCTATACATTTTTGCAGTCTCATTTGCACAATGTTGTGCAATAGTCATTTCACTGCAACTGACACTTTCATCAAATTCATTAAAAGTATTTCCAATACAGCTTTTGCCTGTCAACATCTCGTACCATATATATCCCAAAGCCAGTCTTCCTACGCCAAAAGAAGAATGAAATGTATCACGATGGATTTTCTCTATACCCGATTTTATAAGGTTCTGAAAAGTTTCACCGCTTGGGATAATTTCTACATTTCCGATATCCTTTGCGGCTTGTTCATATGCTGATTTTAAATCAGCAAACATTTCAATTTGATCTTTGTATTTCATTTCTTCATTAAGTCTTTTGCTGTTTTGCTCATATGCCCAAGTTTGATGTATCATAATTTTTGCTTTCGGTGCGTGAATATGTACATAATCGGCAATCGTATTCAGATACGGCTGATATGTGTTATAATCAACGCTAAGCGAACTGGCTTGTTGCAATGTTACAACATCCCAAATATCGCTTTGAAGAGCTTGTTTTATTGACACTTTTATGCCTGTTCTCACACCGTTAAATTCAAAATCATAATCCGCCGCGTCATTATGTATATTTGCATAATGTCTTGAAAGCGGACAACCGCCTATGAACAAATTAACCGTTTTCATATCCACACCGTCCGCTTTTGCTATTCCGTGTAAATAACGCATTGCGTCGTTTGAAAAACTGTTTCCTATAGCTAACACTTTCATTTTGTTTCCCCTCATTCAAACACAACCATCTGATGACACTCTATCTTATCTAATTTTACTGATATATAGCCATCATCATAAGTAAAATCTATATCTTCCTTTTGAGGTGCAAGATATACTTTGTTTATTTTCTTATCAGTTTTGATAGCTAATTCAACGTTGTATATCGGCAATATATCCTCGATTACTTCTATACCGTTTCCTCGTTTTACGGGACTTGCATATAGCAAATGACATATTAACCTGTCATTCTGTTTCATCAAAGTTACTATTCCTTGTGCAGGAAGATTTGTTTTTAAAGTCTTTGCGCTGTCAAGCAATCTGTCAAGAGCGAATATTGCCATTTGTTTCAAATGCAATTCGCCGCTTTGAGCATAATCGGCAAATATATTCCACGCAATATATATTCCGTCTTTGCCCTCTGTCATTCCCGCACCGCCGTATTCACAGCTGTTTGGAGTATGCTGATGTGAGCAGAAATGTGCTCTTGTACGGTTAAAATAAGGATTTTCTCTTATTCCGAGTTCGTTACCGATACAACGAATTTTCTCGCCGTTGCCGTACATTATATATCCGGTATCACCCATACCTTTTATTTTTTCTAAAGGTCTGAAATAATCCGGTTTATACGGATTTTCTTTTATCCGTTCAGCACCGAGATTAAGGCAAAATTCATTGCTGTTTTCATACAGTGCAGATTTACCTGTTGCAAGAACTTTTCCTCCGCAATCACAAAATTCTCTTAAACGTTTTGCAAAATCAATATCAGCGCGGATAACATCAGGCAAAATTATAACTTTGTATTTACTTAAATCCGACTCAAAGTCAATAACGTCAAACAAATATTTGCCCTCAAGCATAATACGGCATACACCGCTTCCCGAATCATCAACCTTTGTCATTTGCCCTGTACTCAAATCACCGACATATGCCTCAGGACTGATTATTGCAATATCTGCTACCGATTCAACATTATCAAGCCATTCTTCTTTTTCTTCCAATTCTGAATATGCAGAGCCTATCAAGTCGTATGTTACCATATCCATTTCACCGCTCGGTGAAAGTTGATCTCCTACAGAACATTTTGCACCGTTTGCGGCGGCAAGTGCCACTTCAAACCTAAGTGCATTAGGATGTTTAAAGCCGCCAAATTCGCCCCATGAGCCGTGGAATTTCCCTGTCATACCAAGATAATCGACTCCGAGTCCTTGACAATATCTTGCCGAAAAAGGAAAATGGTCATATCCCCAACCACCTGTCGGCAAGCTTTCAAGTTCCAAATGCGTGTTGTAATTCACAAGGTCACGTCTGCCTTGTCTTATATGTCCGCCATTATGAAAAAGCGATAAATTCGGTTTATACTTATCAACTGCCGCACGCGTTTTTTCTGCATAGCGTTTATATACCATTTCTGCGTGTTTTAGCACATCATTTTCATCATACGGATTTAGTCCCAATTCTTCTCGCTTTGCAATACAGTTTTGACAATAACACGGCTGAACACCAGCTATATCAAGGAATATTCCGTCTGCGTCATAGTTATTGCAAACTTCTTCAATTTGCTTTACAAGGTAATCCAAATACGGAGATGACATACACATTTTATGGTATCCCGGTTCTGTAAAATCTTTTGCCCAAGTAGTAGACTCATCAAGATTTCTTACAAGCCATTCAGGATGTCTGTGTGCCATTTTTTCGTCAAGACCTGCTGACAAATATATCGGAGTTTTAACGCCTATCTCGTGTGCCGCCTGTATTTGTGCTCCAAGTAAATCAAAATCCAAATGAGGATGTATTTCGTTTGCTTTTGACGGATGATATGCCCAACCGTGGTGACATTTTGAAAATAGTGTAATCGAATTTATATGTCCTTTTTTCAGTGCAGTCTGAAATTGTTTTTTATTAAACTTTTTGCCTATATCTTCAATATGTTCACTTGTATGAAAATCAAGATGTACCTGTCTGAATCTCAATTATTGTCAGCTCCTTTCGTGCCATATATTATCTCAAATCTATTGAATAAATATCTGCGATTTCGTTTCCGTTGGTTGATGTTAAAGTAAAACGAATTGCTTTTGTGGTTTTTCCGATTTTGATTTTTACAAGACGTTGATGATTTTCCTTTATCCCGTCAATTTCTTGCCACTTATCATCAGCGTTTTTAATTTCTATTTTCATATTTTTAACAAGAGTTTTCGGTACGTTAAGTGCCGGAGCATTTTTATGTACATTACAGGTATTCATTTTCTCGGGAATATATTTTCCCGCACCTGTTGTTTCTCTGTTAAGGTCGCTGTTAAATACAAATCTAACTTCATTTATTGCCTTTTCACTGTCAAATGAAAATGTTACAGTATCACCGATTTTACCGCTCCAACAATTTTTATCATCACCGTAATGTCTTTCAATACCGTTTAAAAGCAATTCGGCATCTTCGCCTGTTGATGTAATTGTTGCACTTTTTGTAAGTTCTGAAATCTTTGTTTTGCAGTAAGGCAACCAACAATCATCATCCATAAGCATTTGTTGCAGCTCGCAAATATATTTTTCAGAAATTTCTCTCGGTGTTACACCGTTTTTTATCGCTATTGCCGACGCAGTTCCGACCGCTTGTCCAAGCAATGCACAAGTAGCCATAACTCTTGATGCGCTCATTGCAGTATGCGTAACACTGATATTTCTGCCTGCAAAATAAAGATTTTCGATATTAACCGAATATAAACATCTGTAAGGTATTCCAAACGGTGAAGGTGCGGGATGAAATATATTAGGCTTATCCTTAGTGTTTATCCCTGCGGGAT
Coding sequences:
- a CDS encoding GH36-type glycosyl hydrolase domain-containing protein translates to MYKFNDREITFDKYNTPTPWMNYLSNGTFHTMISQAGGGVAFYKSPQIWRINHYRFFHLPTDRSGFYTYIKDNDDIWCPTNEPCKSKPDKWSSTHGMGYTRFEAEKNGLEITSTYFVGEYENALIWNLKIKSNSDRKITVFPYVELGMMEFMRELQWQCYNKHQLTAYNMGDILVYKYGVEDQPKPDQTPLVYFATDVPTTAFDCDRDEFVGSYRSEENPQNVEKGKCTNSTLYGGDPCFALQIDLDLKAGEEKEVNIFLGTAMTEDAVKASVHHCREKNFVDNSYKKLCESWDNYLSKFQCELPDKDTQLMINVWNPYQAERNFQFSRNISYYATGTFRGVGVRDTAQDILAMIPFNLRRAKNKLNLLFTQQYRDGHCNHYCFPLEGWEPVKRIHSDNHLWLVMTCYHIIMEEGTLDYLDEVIDFYDGGSATVWEHIKKSIEFCMNNLGENGFPLMLASDWNDMLYKVCREGKGESIWTGMQFGTVLRMIAELAELKGEDKQKYLDIYESQKKLVNEKAWDGKWYIRCITDDGRYIGSEKEPQAKIWLNSQSWSVISGMGENGQTAMDSVNEYLDTDLGIKKIHPSMKDYPSKEDPLTYYNKGCGENGSVFCHANTWAIIAECMLKRPERAYKYYHQLLPMVAQKKAGEWRYKAEPYVYASNIFGPESDKFGLANVSWLTGTAAWMYIAVTQYMLGIRAKWDGLEIDPCLPKELLPAKVTRVFRGKKYNITITKNEKIFIKDDDKNVNVVI
- a CDS encoding DUF4886 domain-containing protein, translated to MKVLAIGNSFSNDAMRYLHGIAKADGVDMKTVNLFIGGCPLSRHYANIHNDAADYDFEFNGVRTGIKVSIKQALQSDIWDVVTLQQASSLSVDYNTYQPYLNTIADYVHIHAPKAKIMIHQTWAYEQNSKRLNEEMKYKDQIEMFADLKSAYEQAAKDIGNVEIIPSGETFQNLIKSGIEKIHRDTFHSSFGVGRLALGYIWYEMLTGKSCIGNTFNEFDESVSCSEMTIAQHCANETAKMYRKVDKNV
- a CDS encoding alpha-amylase family protein, coding for MRFRQVHLDFHTSEHIEDIGKKFNKKQFQTALKKGHINSITLFSKCHHGWAYHPSKANEIHPHLDFDLLGAQIQAAHEIGVKTPIYLSAGLDEKMAHRHPEWLVRNLDESTTWAKDFTEPGYHKMCMSSPYLDYLVKQIEEVCNNYDADGIFLDIAGVQPCYCQNCIAKREELGLNPYDENDVLKHAEMVYKRYAEKTRAAVDKYKPNLSLFHNGGHIRQGRRDLVNYNTHLELESLPTGGWGYDHFPFSARYCQGLGVDYLGMTGKFHGSWGEFGGFKHPNALRFEVALAAANGAKCSVGDQLSPSGEMDMVTYDLIGSAYSELEEKEEWLDNVESVADIAIISPEAYVGDLSTGQMTKVDDSGSGVCRIMLEGKYLFDVIDFESDLSKYKVIILPDVIRADIDFAKRLREFCDCGGKVLATGKSALYENSNEFCLNLGAERIKENPYKPDYFRPLEKIKGMGDTGYIMYGNGEKIRCIGNELGIRENPYFNRTRAHFCSHQHTPNSCEYGGAGMTEGKDGIYIAWNIFADYAQSGELHLKQMAIFALDRLLDSAKTLKTNLPAQGIVTLMKQNDRLICHLLYASPVKRGNGIEVIEDILPIYNVELAIKTDKKINKVYLAPQKEDIDFTYDDGYISVKLDKIECHQMVVFE